A genomic region of Methanothermobacter sp. CaT2 contains the following coding sequences:
- the cmk gene encoding (d)CMP kinase, which translates to MIITIGGLAGTGTTTVARILSERTGIPCVSAGDVFRQMAAERKLDILEFSKLAEENPEIDMEIDRRQARLADEHEDLILEGRLSAHFARADLKVLLMAPFDVRAQRISVRESKDLETVRDEIRIREASEAQRYREIHGIDVDDLEVYDIVINTSHFDAEGVAEIILKVTEVI; encoded by the coding sequence ATGATCATAACCATCGGTGGTCTGGCCGGTACTGGCACAACAACTGTTGCCAGGATTCTGTCTGAGAGGACAGGGATACCCTGTGTATCTGCAGGTGATGTGTTCAGGCAGATGGCTGCTGAGAGGAAACTTGACATACTGGAGTTCAGCAAACTTGCAGAGGAGAATCCAGAGATAGACATGGAGATCGACAGGAGACAGGCCAGGCTTGCAGATGAACATGAGGACCTCATACTTGAGGGAAGGCTCTCTGCACACTTTGCAAGGGCGGATCTGAAGGTCCTGCTGATGGCACCCTTTGATGTGAGGGCTCAGCGAATAAGTGTCCGGGAATCCAAGGACCTGGAGACGGTCAGGGATGAGATCCGGATACGTGAGGCCAGTGAAGCCCAGAGGTACAGGGAGATTCACGGTATAGATGTGGATGACCTTGAGGTATATGACATTGTGATAAACACCAGCCATTTTGACGCTGAAGGCGTGGCTGAAATCATACTAAAAGTTACCGAGGTGATTTAA
- a CDS encoding 50S ribosomal protein L14e, with the protein MAAIEVGRVCVKTAGREAGEKCVILDIIDKNFVEVVGVNVKNRRCNIGHLEPTEKKIEIKSDDIEEIKKELEALE; encoded by the coding sequence ATGGCAGCAATAGAAGTTGGAAGAGTATGTGTGAAAACCGCAGGTAGAGAAGCCGGTGAAAAATGCGTGATACTTGATATCATCGACAAAAACTTCGTTGAGGTTGTTGGTGTCAATGTTAAGAACAGGAGGTGCAACATAGGACACCTTGAACCAACAGAGAAGAAGATAGAGATCAAATCCGATGATATCGAGGAAATAAAGAAGGAACTTGAAGCCCTTGAATAA
- a CDS encoding RNA-guided pseudouridylation complex pseudouridine synthase subunit Cbf5 yields the protein MAEFMELKESRTDPSYGCPPHERDIETHISHGVVNLDKPSGPTSHQVDAWVRDMLHAEKVGHGGTLDPKVTGVLPLGINRATRVMQLLLEAPKEYVCLMRVHREVDEDRIREVLGEFQGKIFQIPPLKSAVKRELRVRTIYDVSILEIDGKDVLFRIACEAGTYVRKYCHDVGEALGTGAHMAELRRTRVGPFTEEGLVTLHDLKDAYQFWVEDGDEGFLRECILPMEFAVSHLPRAVILDSAVDAVCHGADLARGGIAGLDDNIRKGDTVAVMTLKGELVAVGEALMPSLDIVAADSGLVIETEKVFMRPGTYPRMWRRSP from the coding sequence ATGGCAGAATTCATGGAGTTAAAGGAGTCACGCACGGACCCTTCATATGGGTGTCCTCCTCACGAGAGGGACATTGAGACCCACATATCCCACGGCGTTGTTAACCTTGATAAACCCTCAGGTCCCACCTCCCACCAGGTGGATGCTTGGGTTCGGGACATGCTACACGCAGAGAAGGTGGGGCATGGGGGCACACTGGACCCGAAGGTCACAGGTGTTCTGCCCCTGGGTATAAACAGGGCAACAAGGGTCATGCAGCTTCTCCTTGAGGCCCCCAAGGAATACGTATGCCTCATGAGGGTTCACAGGGAGGTGGATGAGGACAGGATAAGGGAGGTGCTAGGGGAATTCCAGGGAAAGATCTTCCAGATACCTCCCCTCAAGTCAGCTGTTAAAAGGGAGCTCCGTGTAAGGACAATCTACGATGTGAGTATACTGGAAATTGATGGTAAGGATGTTCTCTTCAGGATAGCCTGTGAGGCAGGGACCTACGTGAGGAAGTACTGCCATGATGTGGGCGAGGCCCTTGGTACAGGGGCCCACATGGCTGAACTCAGACGAACACGTGTGGGACCCTTCACAGAGGAGGGCCTGGTAACACTCCACGACCTCAAGGACGCCTACCAGTTCTGGGTTGAGGATGGGGATGAGGGATTCCTGCGTGAATGCATCCTCCCCATGGAGTTTGCAGTATCCCATCTCCCCCGTGCCGTCATCCTTGACTCTGCAGTTGATGCAGTATGCCATGGCGCTGACCTTGCACGTGGAGGTATAGCTGGCCTGGATGATAACATAAGGAAGGGCGACACGGTTGCGGTGATGACCCTCAAGGGGGAACTTGTGGCCGTTGGTGAGGCGCTGATGCCGTCCCTTGATATTGTGGCCGCAGACAGCGGCCTTGTGATTGAGACAGAGAAGGTCTTCATGAGGCCCGGGACCTACCCCCGGATGTGGCGCCGGTCCCCATAG
- a CDS encoding 30S ribosomal protein S13 → MEEEFKHMVRIARKDIDGNKTMENALTSIKGVGKALSRAIIMSAGYDLNQRIGYLSDDEIERLEEAIKNPAKYNIPSWMINRRNDYETGEDKHLIESDLDMCLREDLNRMRKTRSYKGRRHELGLPVRGQRTKSTFRKGSSVGVRRRKR, encoded by the coding sequence ATGGAAGAAGAATTCAAACATATGGTTCGTATTGCCAGAAAGGACATTGATGGTAATAAGACCATGGAAAATGCCCTTACAAGTATAAAGGGCGTTGGAAAGGCTCTTTCAAGGGCAATAATCATGTCAGCAGGATACGATCTTAACCAGAGGATAGGTTACCTTTCAGATGATGAAATAGAAAGGCTTGAAGAGGCCATAAAGAACCCTGCAAAGTACAACATCCCATCATGGATGATCAACAGGCGTAACGATTACGAGACAGGCGAGGACAAGCACCTCATAGAGTCAGACCTTGACATGTGCCTCAGAGAGGACCTCAACCGCATGAGGAAAACAAGAAGTTACAAGGGAAGAAGACACGAACTTGGACTACCTGTCAGGGGACAGAGGACAAAGTCCACATTCAGGAAGGGCTCCTCAGTTGGTGTGAGAAGGAGGAAAAGGTAG
- the rpsD gene encoding 30S ribosomal protein S4, producing MGHPRKARKKYDTPPHPWNAERIKEENRLVAKYGLKNKKEVWKAETMVRRYRRDARYLLGISGEHTKKEREQLLGHLVRTGILNEGANLEDVLDLTVEDVLRRRLQTLVHKRGLARTVNEARQMVVHGHIALDGRKIDAPGYIVKRGEEDKIGFYPSSPMKKQIEAAQDAE from the coding sequence ATGGGACACCCACGTAAGGCAAGAAAAAAATATGATACTCCACCTCACCCATGGAACGCTGAAAGAATAAAGGAAGAAAACAGGCTTGTGGCAAAGTACGGCCTCAAGAACAAGAAGGAAGTCTGGAAAGCAGAAACAATGGTGAGGAGATACAGGAGGGATGCAAGGTACCTCCTTGGTATATCCGGTGAACACACAAAGAAGGAGAGGGAACAGCTCCTGGGACACCTTGTGAGGACAGGAATACTCAATGAGGGCGCAAACCTTGAGGACGTCCTTGACCTCACAGTGGAAGACGTGCTCAGGAGGAGACTCCAGACACTGGTTCACAAGAGGGGACTCGCAAGGACGGTGAACGAGGCCAGACAGATGGTTGTTCACGGCCACATAGCCCTCGACGGCAGGAAAATCGACGCCCCGGGATACATAGTTAAAAGGGGAGAAGAGGACAAAATAGGATTCTACCCATCATCCCCAATGAAAAAACAGATCGAAGCAGCCCAGGACGCTGAATAA
- a CDS encoding 30S ribosomal protein S11, protein MAEKEKWGIANIYSSFNNTIITITDITGAETITQWSGGKVVRADRQESSPFAAMEAATRAADDAKEKGIVGLHIKVRAPGGNGPRTPGPGAQAAIRALARAGMKIGKIEDVTPIPHDGTGRPGGKRGRRV, encoded by the coding sequence ATGGCTGAAAAGGAAAAATGGGGAATCGCAAATATTTACTCATCATTCAACAACACAATAATCACCATTACAGACATAACCGGTGCAGAGACCATCACACAGTGGTCCGGTGGTAAGGTTGTGAGGGCTGACCGTCAGGAGTCATCACCCTTCGCTGCCATGGAGGCTGCAACAAGGGCTGCTGATGATGCAAAGGAGAAGGGCATCGTCGGCCTGCACATCAAGGTGAGGGCTCCAGGTGGAAACGGCCCAAGAACACCGGGACCAGGTGCACAGGCAGCCATAAGGGCCCTTGCAAGGGCAGGAATGAAGATAGGCAAAATTGAGGATGTAACTCCCATACCTCATGATGGCACAGGAAGACCTGGAGGTAAGAGGGGAAGAAGGGTCTAA
- a CDS encoding DNA-directed RNA polymerase subunit D, with translation MDIALKEKTDTEMVFVVTGVTVPFINAIRRICMMEVPKLAIEYVNMYRNDARMFDEVLAHRLGLVPLKADPEFIEGLKMPEECGCDEYCSECSVSFTLKKKGPGVIYSRDLLSETPAVKPVYSDIPLVKLGDEDELELEAVAQLGVGRDHAKWEPTTACAYKYYPMITFTEECDECLECVDACPRGVLGGESGKPQVLDVENCSMCKSCVRACDKGAIIVGYEEGKFIFRIETDGSVDPKDVLLRACDILRDKAERVITFCEGG, from the coding sequence ATGGATATTGCTCTTAAGGAAAAAACTGATACCGAAATGGTCTTTGTGGTCACTGGCGTAACCGTTCCATTCATAAACGCCATAAGGAGGATCTGCATGATGGAGGTCCCCAAACTGGCAATTGAGTACGTTAACATGTACAGGAACGACGCCAGGATGTTTGATGAGGTACTCGCCCACAGGCTTGGACTGGTACCCCTCAAAGCTGACCCTGAATTCATTGAGGGCCTGAAAATGCCTGAGGAGTGTGGCTGTGATGAATACTGCTCTGAATGCAGTGTATCTTTCACACTCAAAAAGAAGGGTCCCGGCGTAATCTACTCCAGGGATCTTCTATCAGAGACACCTGCAGTCAAACCTGTATATTCTGATATACCCCTTGTGAAGCTGGGGGATGAGGATGAGCTTGAACTGGAGGCTGTTGCACAGCTCGGTGTGGGAAGGGATCATGCCAAGTGGGAGCCTACAACAGCATGTGCATACAAGTACTATCCAATGATAACATTCACAGAGGAATGCGATGAGTGCCTTGAATGTGTGGATGCATGTCCAAGGGGAGTTCTTGGAGGGGAATCAGGGAAACCCCAGGTACTTGATGTTGAAAACTGTTCAATGTGCAAGAGCTGTGTGAGGGCATGTGATAAAGGGGCCATAATTGTGGGATATGAGGAAGGCAAGTTCATATTCAGGATAGAGACCGACGGATCAGTTGACCCTAAGGATGTCCTTCTTAGGGCATGTGACATCCTCAGAGACAAGGCAGAAAGGGTAATAACATTTTGTGAAGGAGGCTAA
- a CDS encoding 50S ribosomal protein L18e, protein MARKITKTNPNLIKLIRNLRKKSSQEGAAIWKDVARRLERPTRNRAAVNISKINRYTDENETVIVPGKVLGSGRLDHKVQVVALSFSQTARDKIEGAGGECLTLGKIVEENPAIKNIRIIE, encoded by the coding sequence ATGGCTAGGAAGATTACCAAGACAAATCCCAATCTCATAAAACTCATACGCAACCTCAGAAAGAAATCATCCCAGGAGGGCGCGGCGATCTGGAAGGACGTTGCAAGGAGGCTCGAAAGACCCACAAGGAACAGGGCCGCGGTTAACATTTCCAAGATAAACAGGTACACAGATGAAAATGAAACGGTCATCGTACCTGGAAAGGTCCTTGGAAGCGGGAGACTTGACCACAAGGTTCAGGTTGTCGCCCTATCATTTTCACAGACAGCCAGGGATAAGATAGAGGGCGCTGGTGGAGAGTGCCTGACACTCGGAAAGATCGTTGAAGAAAATCCAGCCATAAAGAACATCAGGATAATAGAATAG
- a CDS encoding 50S ribosomal protein L13, giving the protein MIINGEGHILGRLASVVSQKLLEGEEVVVLNAEKIIITGSKQWAYSKYKQRIDRASISNPRRMGPKYPRRPDDIFRRTVRGMLPYRKSKGREAFKGLKAYVGVPREFKDEEMVEIPEARAGNIKKGMELGEISELLGAKF; this is encoded by the coding sequence ATGATCATCAATGGAGAAGGACATATCCTTGGAAGACTGGCAAGCGTGGTCAGCCAGAAACTCCTGGAAGGGGAGGAAGTGGTTGTCCTCAATGCTGAGAAAATTATAATCACAGGCTCAAAGCAGTGGGCATACAGCAAGTACAAGCAGAGGATTGATAGGGCCAGCATATCAAACCCCCGCCGAATGGGTCCAAAGTACCCGAGAAGACCCGACGACATATTCAGAAGAACCGTGAGGGGAATGCTCCCCTACAGGAAATCAAAGGGCAGAGAGGCCTTCAAGGGCCTGAAAGCATATGTTGGTGTTCCAAGGGAATTCAAGGACGAAGAAATGGTTGAAATACCTGAGGCCAGAGCAGGTAACATAAAGAAGGGAATGGAGCTTGGAGAGATTTCAGAACTTCTGGGCGCTAAATTCTAA
- a CDS encoding 30S ribosomal protein S9: MRKVIHTSGKRKTAIARGTISEGKGRVRINKVPVELYTPELARLKIMEPLQLAGDVVNDVDINIRVVGGGIVGQAEAARMVIARGLVEWTGDMDLKEKFVRYDRTMLVGDPRRSEPKKYGGRGARARRQKSYR; the protein is encoded by the coding sequence ATGAGGAAGGTTATTCACACAAGCGGCAAAAGGAAAACCGCCATTGCAAGGGGAACCATCAGTGAAGGTAAGGGTAGAGTGAGGATCAATAAGGTGCCTGTGGAACTCTACACCCCTGAACTTGCAAGGCTCAAGATCATGGAACCACTGCAGCTGGCCGGTGATGTTGTTAATGATGTGGACATAAACATCAGGGTCGTTGGAGGCGGAATCGTAGGTCAGGCAGAGGCTGCAAGGATGGTCATAGCCAGGGGCCTTGTGGAATGGACAGGGGACATGGACCTCAAGGAGAAGTTTGTGAGGTACGACAGGACAATGCTTGTAGGGGACCCCAGGCGTTCAGAGCCCAAGAAGTACGGTGGACGCGGCGCCCGTGCAAGGAGACAGAAGAGTTACAGGTAG
- a CDS encoding DNA-directed RNA polymerase subunit N, whose amino-acid sequence MIPVRCLSCGKPVSAYFKEYQKRVADGEDPKAVLDDLGLKRYCCRRMLISHVETW is encoded by the coding sequence ATGATTCCAGTAAGATGTTTAAGCTGCGGAAAACCTGTATCAGCCTATTTCAAAGAGTATCAGAAAAGAGTGGCTGATGGAGAGGACCCAAAGGCTGTCCTTGATGACCTGGGTCTTAAGAGGTACTGCTGCAGACGAATGTTAATTTCACATGTTGAGACATGGTAG
- a CDS encoding DNA-directed RNA polymerase subunit K, translating to MASKKLTRFERARLIGARALQISMGARPQVEIQESLDPVDIARKELEKKVMPLDVRRDK from the coding sequence ATGGCGTCAAAAAAACTCACACGTTTTGAAAGGGCTAGGTTGATAGGTGCCAGGGCACTCCAGATATCAATGGGTGCAAGGCCCCAGGTTGAGATTCAGGAGTCACTGGACCCTGTTGATATAGCCAGGAAGGAACTTGAAAAGAAGGTAATGCCACTGGATGTTAGAAGAGACAAATAA
- the eno gene encoding phosphopyruvate hydratase yields MESIIEDVRVRKILDSRGNPTVEVDVITWNGFGRAAAPSGASTGSREVKAFPSGGVDEIITEVEDIISSELIGMDAVDLQDIDLVLKEIDGTENLSSLGGNTVVAVSMATARAAASSYNMPLYRFLGGNLATTIPYPLGNMINGGAHAGENAPDIQEFLVVPVGAEDITEAVFANAAVHKKIRELIQKKDPSFTGGKGDEGGWVPSLSNHDALEIQVTACEEVTDELGVEVRPSLDLAASEFWDPELERYVYKQEKVQKDTGEQIEFVREIIETYDMYYVEDPFHEGDFEGFAELTSLVGNRCIICGDDIFVTNREILREGIEMGAANGIIIKPNQIGTLTDTYLTVKLARENRYTPVVSHRSGETTDDTIAHLAVAFGAPLIKTGAIGGERIAKLNELIRIQEEIPYSTMAELPF; encoded by the coding sequence GTGGAAAGTATAATTGAAGATGTTAGAGTAAGAAAAATTCTTGATAGCAGGGGAAACCCCACGGTTGAGGTTGATGTTATAACCTGGAACGGCTTTGGAAGGGCAGCAGCCCCCAGCGGTGCAAGCACAGGTTCCAGGGAGGTCAAAGCATTCCCATCAGGTGGGGTTGATGAGATCATAACAGAGGTTGAGGATATAATCTCATCAGAACTCATAGGAATGGATGCCGTTGACCTGCAGGACATAGACCTGGTTTTAAAGGAGATTGACGGAACAGAGAACCTCTCATCACTTGGAGGAAACACTGTAGTGGCCGTCTCAATGGCAACTGCCAGGGCGGCTGCTTCATCATACAACATGCCCCTCTACAGGTTCCTTGGCGGTAACCTTGCAACTACCATACCATACCCCCTGGGCAACATGATAAACGGGGGAGCCCATGCCGGAGAGAACGCTCCTGACATACAGGAGTTCCTTGTGGTTCCTGTGGGTGCGGAGGATATAACAGAAGCGGTATTTGCAAATGCAGCCGTCCATAAGAAGATAAGGGAACTCATACAGAAAAAGGACCCCTCATTCACAGGTGGTAAGGGTGATGAGGGAGGATGGGTGCCAAGCCTCTCAAACCATGATGCCCTGGAGATACAGGTAACAGCCTGTGAGGAGGTAACAGATGAACTTGGCGTTGAGGTAAGGCCGTCACTGGACCTTGCAGCAAGTGAATTCTGGGACCCTGAACTTGAAAGGTACGTCTACAAACAGGAGAAGGTCCAGAAGGACACCGGTGAACAGATAGAGTTTGTCAGGGAGATCATTGAGACCTACGACATGTACTATGTTGAGGACCCCTTCCATGAGGGCGACTTTGAGGGCTTTGCTGAACTCACCTCACTTGTGGGGAACCGCTGCATAATCTGTGGTGACGACATCTTCGTAACCAACAGGGAGATACTCAGAGAGGGCATAGAGATGGGTGCCGCCAATGGTATAATAATCAAACCAAACCAGATAGGTACACTCACAGACACCTACCTGACAGTCAAACTTGCCCGTGAGAACCGTTACACCCCGGTGGTCTCCCACAGGTCAGGTGAGACAACGGATGATACAATAGCCCACCTTGCAGTGGCTTTCGGGGCACCACTCATCAAGACAGGTGCCATAGGCGGCGAGAGGATAGCCAAACTGAATGAACTCATACGCATACAGGAAGAGATTCCTTATTCAACCATGGCGGAACTGCCATTTTAA
- the rpsB gene encoding 30S ribosomal protein S2: MSELLIPLDKYLAAGLHIGTQQKTADMEKYIYRVRSDGLYVLDIRKTNDRIIAASKFLAKYEPDDILAVSTRQYGQEPVRKFGEVTGARTIPGRFIPGTLTNPNYAKFIEPQVLVATDPRSDSQAIVEAKQIGLPVVALCDTENLLGNVDIAIPVNNKGRKAIALVYWLLARQLLREKGVLKEDEDLDIPPTEFELKI, encoded by the coding sequence TTGTCAGAACTACTGATACCACTAGACAAATACCTTGCAGCAGGACTGCATATTGGAACACAGCAGAAAACAGCTGATATGGAGAAATACATCTACCGTGTAAGATCAGATGGGCTCTACGTCCTTGATATAAGGAAAACAAATGACAGAATAATAGCGGCCTCAAAGTTCCTTGCAAAGTATGAGCCAGATGATATACTGGCTGTATCAACGAGGCAGTATGGACAGGAACCTGTCAGGAAATTCGGTGAGGTGACAGGTGCAAGGACAATACCCGGCAGATTCATCCCGGGCACACTGACAAACCCCAACTATGCAAAGTTCATTGAGCCACAGGTGCTGGTTGCAACCGATCCCAGGTCAGATTCACAGGCAATAGTTGAGGCCAAACAGATAGGCCTGCCTGTTGTGGCACTCTGCGACACAGAAAACCTGCTTGGAAATGTTGATATCGCAATACCCGTCAACAACAAGGGCCGTAAAGCCATAGCCCTTGTTTACTGGCTCCTGGCAAGGCAGCTGCTCAGGGAGAAGGGTGTGCTCAAGGAGGATGAGGACCTGGATATACCTCCCACTGAATTTGAACTGAAAATTTAG
- a CDS encoding MEMO1 family protein yields the protein MIRRPAVAGAFYERDPEALRRRIEWCFNHELGPGGLPVRGSARDIKGVIAPHAGYMYSGPVAAHAYHEMVSDGIPETFVIICPNHTGMGSGVSLMQRGAWETPLGVVDIDSELAEVIVRESGIIDIDGTAHLGEHSCEVHVPFIQYFTDRFRIVPITMWMQDQETATDVGHAVAAAIERTERDAVVIASTDFTHYSPADVAGSIDSRIIERITEMDDTGMYGVITELNATMCGYGPVAASITASRMLGASECRLLKYATSGDITGDQSSVVGYASLVLRG from the coding sequence ATGATAAGAAGACCTGCAGTGGCGGGAGCTTTCTATGAGCGGGACCCTGAAGCCCTCAGAAGGCGAATTGAGTGGTGCTTCAACCATGAACTGGGGCCGGGCGGTCTGCCGGTCAGGGGTTCCGCCAGGGACATAAAGGGGGTGATCGCCCCCCACGCAGGTTACATGTACTCAGGACCTGTGGCAGCCCACGCCTACCATGAGATGGTATCAGACGGTATACCTGAAACATTCGTGATAATCTGCCCCAACCACACAGGCATGGGGTCAGGCGTCTCACTGATGCAGAGGGGAGCATGGGAAACACCCCTCGGTGTCGTGGATATTGACAGTGAACTTGCAGAGGTCATTGTAAGGGAATCCGGTATCATTGATATTGATGGGACAGCCCACCTCGGAGAGCACAGCTGTGAGGTCCATGTACCATTCATCCAGTACTTCACAGATAGATTCAGGATAGTCCCCATCACCATGTGGATGCAGGACCAGGAGACAGCCACAGACGTTGGACATGCAGTGGCTGCAGCGATTGAGAGGACAGAAAGGGACGCGGTTGTCATTGCAAGCACTGACTTCACCCACTACAGCCCCGCCGATGTTGCAGGATCCATTGACAGCAGGATAATTGAGAGGATAACCGAAATGGATGATACAGGCATGTACGGTGTTATAACGGAACTCAATGCAACCATGTGTGGTTACGGGCCAGTGGCCGCCAGCATCACAGCATCCAGGATGCTCGGAGCCAGTGAGTGCAGGCTCCTGAAGTATGCCACGAGTGGTGATATAACAGGGGACCAGAGTTCAGTTGTGGGCTATGCCTCCCTTGTCCTGAGAGGCTGA
- the mvk gene encoding mevalonate kinase yields the protein MKSRASAPAKAILFGEHAVVYGKPAIAAAVDRRVTVTLGDSSENRVTIPSLGVDFRSESSPRGGILDYVGKTLKLYHDGSPLSIQIEMEIPVGSGLGSSAALTVALIGALDEYHGRESEPEDTAARAHRVELEVQGAASPLDTTVSTYGGLVYLDSQRNVEKVNARLHDLVIAHLDHSGDTAEMVAGVAELRSRFPDVMDGIMDAVEMITMRAYRALMSNSPEPIGDLMNINQGLLDAMGVSTGELSMMVYEARSAGAAGSKITGAGGGGSIIAYCPGCAEDVAEALNRNWNAMKARFSEEGLIR from the coding sequence TTGAAGTCACGGGCATCAGCACCTGCCAAGGCCATTCTTTTTGGTGAACATGCCGTTGTATATGGGAAACCGGCGATTGCAGCTGCAGTAGATAGAAGGGTGACTGTAACCCTAGGGGATTCATCTGAAAACCGGGTTACCATACCATCCCTGGGAGTTGATTTCAGGTCTGAATCCAGCCCAAGGGGAGGTATTCTTGACTACGTTGGGAAAACCCTCAAACTCTACCATGACGGGTCACCACTCAGTATCCAGATCGAAATGGAGATACCGGTGGGGTCGGGCCTTGGCTCATCAGCAGCACTCACAGTTGCACTCATAGGGGCCCTTGATGAATACCATGGAAGGGAATCAGAACCTGAGGATACCGCAGCGAGGGCCCACAGGGTTGAACTCGAAGTCCAGGGAGCCGCAAGTCCCCTTGACACCACAGTGAGCACATATGGCGGTCTGGTGTACCTTGACAGTCAGAGGAATGTGGAAAAGGTTAATGCGCGGCTTCATGATCTTGTAATAGCGCACCTGGACCATTCAGGTGACACCGCAGAGATGGTTGCAGGAGTCGCAGAGCTCCGAAGCAGATTCCCGGATGTCATGGATGGAATCATGGATGCAGTTGAGATGATAACCATGAGGGCATACAGGGCACTTATGAGTAACAGCCCGGAACCCATAGGGGACCTTATGAACATAAACCAGGGGCTCCTTGACGCCATGGGCGTGTCCACAGGGGAACTTTCAATGATGGTCTATGAGGCCAGGAGTGCAGGTGCAGCCGGCTCCAAGATCACAGGTGCCGGGGGAGGCGGAAGCATAATAGCATACTGCCCTGGCTGCGCAGAAGATGTTGCTGAGGCCCTTAACAGGAACTGGAATGCAATGAAGGCCAGGTTTTCAGAAGAGGGCCTGATCAGGTAA
- a CDS encoding isopentenyl phosphate kinase, whose protein sequence is MIILKVGGSVITRKDSEEPEIDSENLQRIASEIADASPLSLMIIHGAGSFGHPFAGKYRIGSEIKDEEEFRKRRFGSALTQNWVRKLNTHVCDALLDEGIPAVSMPPSAFLRAENGRIRDADLSMIKSYLEEGMVPVSYGDVILDLNTSVRFSVISGDQLINHFSIRLGPERVILGTDVDGVYTRNPKKYPDARLLDVIGSLDDLESLDGTVNTDVTGGMVGKVGELLALAERGIESEIINAGVPGNILRALRGEAVRGTRIRK, encoded by the coding sequence ATGATCATTCTCAAGGTAGGTGGAAGTGTAATTACCAGAAAGGACTCTGAGGAACCTGAAATAGATTCAGAAAACCTTCAGAGGATAGCCTCAGAGATTGCAGACGCTTCACCATTATCACTCATGATAATACATGGGGCCGGATCATTCGGCCACCCATTCGCAGGAAAATACAGGATAGGATCTGAAATAAAGGATGAGGAGGAATTCAGAAAGCGGAGATTTGGATCCGCACTCACACAGAACTGGGTCAGGAAACTCAACACACACGTCTGTGATGCGCTCCTTGATGAGGGAATACCGGCGGTCTCCATGCCCCCATCAGCATTCCTGAGGGCAGAGAATGGCCGCATCCGGGATGCTGATCTTTCAATGATAAAATCCTACCTGGAGGAGGGGATGGTCCCTGTAAGTTACGGTGACGTGATCCTTGACTTAAACACCAGTGTGAGGTTCTCTGTGATATCAGGTGACCAGCTCATAAACCACTTCTCCATCAGGTTAGGGCCAGAGAGGGTCATACTGGGAACCGATGTGGACGGGGTTTACACCAGGAACCCAAAGAAATACCCTGATGCGAGGCTTCTTGACGTTATAGGATCCCTTGATGACCTCGAATCCCTTGATGGGACAGTTAATACTGACGTTACAGGTGGAATGGTTGGTAAGGTGGGGGAACTCCTGGCCCTCGCAGAGAGGGGTATAGAATCAGAGATAATAAATGCAGGTGTACCTGGAAATATCCTGAGGGCCCTCCGTGGAGAGGCTGTGAGGGGCACCAGGATCAGAAAATAA